Genomic DNA from Comamonas resistens:
GCATCGTGGGCCTGATGCCCGAGGGACTGGAGCATGTGTTCTTTACCGGTTCAGGCTCTGAAGCTGCAGACACCTCACTCAAGATGGCTCGTGCCTATTGGCGTGCCAAGGGTCTGGGCAGCAAGACAAGGCTGATAGGGCGCGAGAAGGGCTATCACGGCGTGAACTTCGGCGGCATCTCGGTGGGCGGCATGGGCGGCAACCGCAAGACGTTTGGCCAAGGCATAGAAGCCGACCATCTGCCCCACACTCAGCCACCCATGGGCTCTTTCTGCAAGGGCCAGCCGCAAACCATAGCCCACAGCGACGGCCGGGCACTGGCCGACCGGCTGCTGGACATCATCGCCCTGCATGACGCCAGCAATATCGCCGCCGTGATCGTGGAGCCCATGTCGGGCTCGGGCGGCGTGGTGATTCCTCCCGATGGCTATCTGCAGCGGCTGCGCGAAATCTGTACCCAGCACGACATTCTGCTGATCTTTGACGAGGTCATCACCGGCTTTGGCCGCCTGGGCGCCATGACGGCCGCCGAGGCCTTTGGCGTGACGCCCGACATCATGAACATTGCCAAGCAGGTCACCAACGGCGCCCAGCCGCTGGGCGCCTGCGTGGTCACGCCCGAGATCTACAAGCAGTTCATGGATGCGGGCGGCCCGCAATACATGCTGGAATTTGCCCACGGCTATACCTACTCGGCCCACCCAGTGGCCTGCGCTGCGGGCATTGCGGCCCTGGATTTGCTGACACAGGAGGACGGGCCATGCCGCGTGCGGGCGCTGGCACCGTTTTTCGAGCAGGCCGTGCACAGCCTGAAAGGAGCGAAGCATGTGCTCGATATCCGCAATATCGGGCTGGCGGCAGGCCTTTCCATCGCGCCCGCACCCGGCGAGCCTGCCAAGCGCCCCTACGAGATCGCCATGAAATGCTGGGACCTGGGCTTTTATGTGCGCTACGGCGGCGACACAATCCAGCTGGCCCCACCGTTCATCAGCGAACAGGCCGAGATCGAGCGCCTGGTCAATGCCCTGGGCGATGCACTGCAAGCGACCGCCTGACTTCTAAAATCAATAGCTGCAAACGCTTTACCAACAACCTTTTGCAGCTATTTTCATATAGATTCAGGAAAACTGTGCGGCCAATGCTTCGTACTCGGCCACCGGGACTTCCTCGGCGCGGCGCTGCAGATCAAACTCGCCCGAGAAGCCTTTTTCCTCCAGCCATTTGCCCAGGGTGTTGCGCAAGATCTTGCGGCGCTGGCTGAAGGCCACCTGCACCAGCTCTTCGAGCAACTTGGGGTTGAGCTCCGCAGGCTTTTCGCGCGGAATCATGCGCACCACGGCGCTGTCGACCTTGGGCGGCGGGTTGAAGCTGCCCGGCGGCACGAACAGCACATCCTCCATGGCATAGCGCCACTGCAGCATCACCGACAGGCGGCCATAGGCCGAGTTGCCAGCATCGGCCACCATCCGGTCGATCACCTCTTTCTGCAACATGAAGTGCTGGTCCTGCACCACATCGACCTGCTCAAGCAGATGGAACAGGATGGGGCTGGAGATGTTGTAGGGCAGATTGCCGACCACACGCAGCTTGGGCACGCCCAGGCGCGCGGCCAGCGCCCGGAAGTCCACCTTGAGCACGTCGGACTCGACCACGTCCAGGTCGTCACGCAGACGCAGGCGTGCGGCCAGATCACGGTCCAGTTCGATCACCGTGAGCTTGCCCAGGCGCTCGACCAGAGGCTGGGACAGGGCCATCAGGCCTGGGCCGATTTCGACCATGGGCTCGCCAGCCTTGGGGTCGATAGCCTCAACAATGTTGTCGATGATGGCGCCATCGGTCAGAAAGTTCTGGCCAAAGCGCTTGCGGGGAATATGTTTCATGAATGCGAAAGCGGTGCCTGGGCACCGCTTGAAATGAGAGAGGGTGACTTGAGTGCCCGATGCGCAATGATGACATTACCGGGCACATCAAGCAGATTGCACGGACTTATTGCGGTGGCTCGCGGTACTCGACAAATGCCTTGCCGCGCAGTTCCTTGAGCCAGGTTTCGTAGTCCTGCTCTGCCTTGCGCTCACGCACCACGTTGCGCACCATTTCGCGCTGTTCGCGCTCGGTCAGCTTTTCCTGGCGGCGCTCGATCAGCTGAATCAGGTGCACGCCAAAGCGCGAAACCACGGGGTTGCTGATCTGGCCGGGCTGGAGGCCGTCTAGCACGCGCTCGAACTCGGGCACGAACTGGCCGGGCGAGGACCAGCCCAGATCGCCGCCATTGCGAGCGCTACCGTCCTTGGAGAACTCCTGGGCCAGTTGCTGGAAGGTGGCCTGACCCGCTTCCACACGGCGCTTGTAATCCTCCAGGCGCTTGGCTGCCTGGGCTTCCGTCAGATTCTTGTCCACCAGCAGCAGAATGTGACGCGCATGGTTTTGCGTGATGTAGACAGGGGCGCCGGACTGGGACTTGCCCAGCACCTTGAGCACGTGAAAGCCCGCATCGGAGCGGAAGGGGCCAACGATGCTGCCCGTGGCGGCCGAGCCAACCTGCTTGGCAAACAGCTCGGGGTACTCGCTCATGGGGCGCATGCCCATGGAGCCACCGCCTTGTCCATTGGGTACGTCCGAGAACTCACGCACGGAGGCGATGAAGTCGGGGTTCTTGCGCGCGGCTTCCGCCGCCTGCTTGGCCTTGGCCTCGCGCTCGGCCACGACGGCTGGGCTGGCGTTTTCGGGCACAAGGATCAGGATATGGCCCAGGTCCACCATGGCCGATGCAGCAGCGGCTTCGCCAGGGCGCTTTTGTTCCTTGAGGAAACGGTCGATGTCAGCCTCGCTCACCTTGACCTTGCCGTCCACCTCGCGCTCACGCACGCGCTGCATGGTCATCTGGTTGCGGATCTCCGCGCGGAACTGCGCTTCGGACAGGCCCTCGGCCTTCAGACGCGACAGCAGCCCCGGCAGGTCCGTGCTGTTCTGGCGCGCCACATTGTCCATTGCCTGATTGACCGTCAGGTCATCCACCTTGAGGCCCGTATCCGAAGCCTCCTGCAGTTGCACGCGCTCGACGATCAGACGCTCCAGCACCTGGCGTGCCAGCTCGGACTGTGGCGGCAATTGACCGCCTTGCTCGCTCACATTTTGAGTCACGCGCGCCATGCGGGCACGCACCTCGTTATTGGTGATGGGTTCGGAATTGACCACGGCAACGATGTAGTCCGCCGAACGAGGTCCAGCGGCCGGCAACTGCCGTCCCGAGGCCTGCACGGTTGCATCCAGCGCACGGGAGATGGAAGCGTCAGTGCCCTTGGACTTGCCAGTACCAGGACTCTTGAGGCCCTGCGCCTGTGCAACCGCGGCCAGCATGAACAAGGCCGCAGCCATGCCGCAAACGCTCGATGATTTGGGGGAGAAACGCATGAAAAACCTTGATCAATCGTAATTGGTGAAGCGGCTGGGCGGAGATACCGCCTCACGCAGATATTGGTAGCGCGGCACGTTGCGCTTGAGGCTGGCCGTGGGGTCTGCACCAAAGCTCAGGCGCGAGAAGCCCACGAACTCCATCTGGAACAGCAGTTGCAGATTGGACTGAGTCACCGAGCTTTGCAGACGCTGCAGCACCACGCGGCCAATCCAGCAGCAGCCGTCATATTCAAGGCCGACCACGGTATCCACCATCTGTCGGTCCTTGATCGAATAGTTGAGACGGCCGACCGCATACCAGCGACCGCCGCCCTGGCCTCGGCCTGCGCCCAGGTCCTTGCCCTTGTCACCCCAGAGATCGTTGATGGGCCACTGCCAGCCCACATCCACCAGTTCGCTGGAAGGCTTCTTGGTCACCGTATCCAGCTGCGTGCGATAGCCGATGTTGAAGGTGCGATAGTTGCCCGGACTGTAGCGGGCCGTGGCCGTGGTCCGCACCGTTCGCCCCAGATCCTTGTTGTACTGAGTTGTGCCTTCCAGAGACCATTTATCGGTCCAGTTGATGGCCGCACCCAGCAGGATGTCGGACAACTTGCTGGTCGCGGCCACTTCACCGGGCAGCAGCACGCGCTGGTCAGAAAGGCGCACGCGCTGGGCAATGGCCAGCTTGAGCTTTTCCGCCCCGCTTTCCGGATCGATAAAGCGCGATGTGGCACCCAGCGTCACCAGGTGATTGTCGGCAATACGGTCCTGGCCGACATAGTCGTTCTCGGAAAAAATACTCGAGAAATTGAAGTCGCTGCGACCGGTGTCATACAGCGGCAGCATGCTCTGATCGCGATAGGGCGTATAGGTGTAGAAGGCACGCGGCTCGAAAGTCTGCAGCAGCTTCTTGCCAAACCAGGAGGTATCACGTTCGAAAACGAGGCCGCTGTCCAGACTGAAGGTCGGCAGCGTGCGATTGGCGCTCTTGCTGCCATTGCTCATCATGCTGTCCGTGTCATACCTCGACGTATGCAACATGAGCTTGGGTGTGATGAAGGCTCCAGGCGACAGAAAGGGACGGCTCAGCTGAGCCTGCACATAGCTGCGCTGGCCATTGTTCACCGCCTGGCCTGTCAACGGCCGGATCAGCTCAAAGCGCGTGGTATCCGCGACCAGACTGAAGTCCAACCCATGCGGCAGCTCCTGCGGCGTGTAGCGGTACTGGAGCTGGGGCACCATGCTGTAGGGTGGTGCGATCAGCGCATCAGGATCCTGCAGCGTCTGGTAGCGCGTCATATTGAGGCTCAACGCACCATCGCCCTTGGCCCAGCTCAGGCTGGCCGTGCTGGGCAGCAGACGCTGGCGCATCGCAACCGGAGCCAGTCTGAAATCCCGCCAGTAATCATCATCGCTGACACGATTCAGATTCAGGTTCAGACCCAGCCCGCCAACAGGCGAATCAATCACGGCCCTGTGCTGCCAGGAATAGCCCCAGCGATCCCGGCTACGCAGATTGTCGCCAGGCATGTAGCTGGCGTATGTCTCACCTGAGTAGCTGGGTTCCATATAGCGGAACAGGCCGGTCAGATTGACGCCACGCTTGGTCATCACCGTCGGAGTGACCGTCAGATCGCGATTGGGTGCAATATTCCAGTAATAGGGCTGGGAATATTCGATGCCGCCGAGCTTGTCCATGCCGATCATGGGAGGCAGCAGGCCGGATTTGCGCTTGTCCGATAGCGGAAAGCTCATGCGCGGCACGGGCAAGACAGTGACACCCTTGAATTGCAGCTTGGCATTGTGTGCCACGCCCACTTCCTCGGCCATGTCCAGCTCGATGGTCTCGGCCTTGAGCATCCAGCTGGGCTGCCAGCTGGCCTCATCATCACGCTGGCAAGTGGTGTAGGTGGCGTTGTGGACTACCGAATGGTCCTTGTCGATGAAATCCACACGCGAGGAGTCACCATAGGCACCATTGGCCAGGAAACGGTAATCGGCGTTGTCGAACTGCCCCTTGAAGGCATCCACCTGCAAATCCAGTGCGGTTCCCTTGTAGATATTGCCCGCCTGGTTGATATAGACCGAACCCACCGCGTTGACCTTGTCGTCAGGCAGGGCGTAATCGAGCTTGTCGGCACGGATCATGGTATCGCCACGGCGCAGCTCCGCCTCGCCATGCACCGAAGCGTTGATGTCAGGCTGACCGGCCAGGCTGTCGCCCTTGATATAGATGGGCTGCTGATCGCGTACTTCCTGCGGATAGGTCTCTTGCAGCAAAGAGCTGGACTTGAGCTTGAGCGCGGGCAGCCCATCGGCCATCAGCGCCGCCTCCTGCCCGGCAGTTGCCTCGGGAACAGCGGACTCCTGCGCCTGGACATGCAGACCTGCGCCGGCCCAGGCCAGAGCCACCGCCCAGGCCAGAGGGCGAATCGCCGGACGCACGCTCACTGCCCGCGAAGCGGGTAAAGAGCTGGCGGCCAGGGAGTCTTGCAGAGAATTAGGGGATTGCACGGTGGTCAATAGCGCGCGTGCGCAGGCATACATCAACGAATCACGACTTACGCAAATCAGGCTTAAGCCAGTGCCTTGCCTTCAGGAAACCGCCTTGGCACACCCTTGTTTGTGTAAGTCCTACGAATAAGACCGAGAGCCTAGCATCACTGTCCGGTGATGCGCCGGCATCGGTTTGTAAAATCCGATTATCCATGACCGCTTCAAACCTCTCCAATGTCGGCGTTGTCTGGGCAGATGCTGCCCGCCACGCCGCTTTCGACGCCTGGCTGGCTCCCCTGGCTGCCCGCTTTCAGCTGCGCCCTGAAACCCTGCGCCCTGCCTCGGCCGATGCAAGCTTTCGCCGCTATCTGCGGCTGGACTGCAGCCATGGCGCTAGCCTTATCGTCATGGATGCCCCACCTGACAAGGAAGACTGCGCACCTTTTGTCAAAGTCCAGGCCCTGATGGCACAGGCCGGCCTGTGCGTGCCGCAGATTCTCGACTGGGATGCGCAGCACGGCTTTATTTTGCTCAACGACCTCGGCAGCAAAACCGTGATCGAGGCTCTCAACCCCGAAAAGCCCCAGGACGCCGAGGCCTGGTACCGCTCCGCGGTCGAGGTTCTGCTGGATTGGCAGCTGGCCTCCCAAAGTGGCAATGTCGGCAAGCTCCCCCTTTACGACGAAGCTCTGCTGCGCCGCGAGCTGCAGCTCTTTCCCGACTGGTATATCGCCAAGCACCGCCAGTTCGCGCTGGATGACAAGCAGCAAGCCACTCTGGCCAAGACCTTTGACCAGATCGTGGCCCACAACCTGCAGGCTCCCTGCGTCTATGTCCATCGCGACTTCATGATGCGCAATCTGATGCAACCTGTCTCTCCAGACGCTCCTCTGGGCGTGCTGGACTTCCAGGACGCCGTCTACGGTCCCATCACCTATGACATCGCCAGCCTGCTGCGTGATGCCTTCATCAGCTGGGAAGAGGACTTTGTCATCGACATCACCATCCGCTACTGGGAAAAAGCCCGCAAGGCCGGCCTGGTCGGCGCGGGCAGCGCCAGCGGCTGGGGCGACGACTTCGGCGAGTTCTACCGTGGGGTCGAATGGATGGGGCTGCAGCGCCATCTCAAGGTTGCTGGTATCTTCGCCCGCCTGACACTGCGTGACGGCAAGCCCAAGTACCTGGCCGATGCACCGCGCTTTATCCACTACATCCGCTCCACTTGCAGCCGTTACCGCGAACTGGGCCCCTTCCTGCGCTTGATCGATCAGATTGAGGGCATTCAGGCACAGGTCGGTTACGCCTACGGAAGAATGTGAGAAACACCCCCTGAGCCGCTTTGCGGCTTCCCCCTCTCTCGCTTTGCTTCGCAATGCGGGAGGGGGGCAACACCTTCGCGGCGGGGCGGCCCTTGCTCGGTGTTTCTGGCTTGAGCCACGCCCCATTAAGACTATTGCTATCTATTCCAAATGCCGCGCTATCACTGTCCTATTCCTCTGCACATCGGCTCCGAACTGGATCTGCCCGCAGGCGCCGCCCGCCATGTGCAGGTGCTGCGTCACCAGCCCGGTGACGTCATCACCTTGTTCGAGGGCCAGACAGGCAACGGCTTTGCTGGCGGTGAATTCGATGCCGTCATCACCCATATGGGCCGCAGCGACGTCGGCGTGCGTATACAGGCGCACCGCGCCGTGGAGCGCGAGGCAGAGCGTGCCGTGCACCTGGTGGTCGGCATGCCCGCCAACGAGCGCATGGACTGGCTGGTGGAAAAAGCCACCGAGCTGGGCGTGGCCAGCATCCAGCCCGTCATGGCCGCGCGCAGCGTGCTCAAGCTCAAGGGCGACCGCGCCGACAAGAAGATCGAGCGCTGGCAGTCCATTGCCGTCTCGGCCTGCGAGCAATGCGGCCGCAACCAGGTGCCGGTGATTCACGCCCCTCGGCCGCTGGCCGACTGGCTGCGCAGCCAGGATGCGCCGGACGCCGAGTCAGCTCGCTTTGTACTTTCACTGCGCGAAGGCAGCCAGCCGCTACGTACTGTCACCAGCGATGCGAAAGCCGTCTGGGTACTGCATGGCCCCGAAGGCGGCCTGACAGCACAGGAAGAAGACTGGGCGCTGGAACGCGGCTGGAAGCCCGCCAGCCTGGGCAACCGAGTGCTGCGCGCCGAGACCGCATCGGTCGCGGCCCTTTCCCTGCTGGCCCTGGAGTAAATCATGAGCAGTTGTCACCTCTCTCTGGCCAAGCCCGAGTTCTATGCGCAAAACTTTCGCGTCGAAGCCCCCGAGCCTGCACCCGAAAAAATCCTGACCCCGCGCCGCATGGGCTGCATCATCGTCAATGCAGCAGCAGAATCCTCTGCAGCGCTTTTGGGGCATACGTTTACAGCTCCTGAAGAAGGAGCACCTCTACCGCCTGTGGAGCGTACCTTGGTGTCTGCCAGCTTTGGGCTGGTGCCGCACTGGGTCAAGTCTGCCTCGGACGGCCGCCTGCGCGCGCTCAAGCTGGTCAATGCCAAGATCGACAACCTGACCACGGGCACGGCATTTCGCGATGCCTGGCTGGCCGGCCAGCGCTGCATCGTGCCGCTGCAAGCCTTTCAGGTCGATGATCTGCGCCCCGGCAAGCCTGTACCCACACGCATCACCCGCGTGGATAACCAACCCATGGGCGCAGCCGGCGTCTGGGCACGCTGGGTGGGCGAGGACGGCGAAATCATCGTCAGCTACGCCCTCATCACCATCAACGCCAATGCCCATGCGCTGATGAACCGCTACGGCCATGCCGGC
This window encodes:
- a CDS encoding aspartate aminotransferase family protein, translating into MQIADTEARSLASPQDAQWLSAHWMPFTGNRNFKAQPRIITAAKGAYYTDADGRQIFDGLSGLWCSGLGHGRSEIAEAIGKAAQQLDYSPAFQFGHPASFELANRIVGLMPEGLEHVFFTGSGSEAADTSLKMARAYWRAKGLGSKTRLIGREKGYHGVNFGGISVGGMGGNRKTFGQGIEADHLPHTQPPMGSFCKGQPQTIAHSDGRALADRLLDIIALHDASNIAAVIVEPMSGSGGVVIPPDGYLQRLREICTQHDILLIFDEVITGFGRLGAMTAAEAFGVTPDIMNIAKQVTNGAQPLGACVVTPEIYKQFMDAGGPQYMLEFAHGYTYSAHPVACAAGIAALDLLTQEDGPCRVRALAPFFEQAVHSLKGAKHVLDIRNIGLAAGLSIAPAPGEPAKRPYEIAMKCWDLGFYVRYGGDTIQLAPPFISEQAEIERLVNALGDALQATA
- the rsmA gene encoding 16S rRNA (adenine(1518)-N(6)/adenine(1519)-N(6))-dimethyltransferase RsmA; this translates as MKHIPRKRFGQNFLTDGAIIDNIVEAIDPKAGEPMVEIGPGLMALSQPLVERLGKLTVIELDRDLAARLRLRDDLDVVESDVLKVDFRALAARLGVPKLRVVGNLPYNISSPILFHLLEQVDVVQDQHFMLQKEVIDRMVADAGNSAYGRLSVMLQWRYAMEDVLFVPPGSFNPPPKVDSAVVRMIPREKPAELNPKLLEELVQVAFSQRRKILRNTLGKWLEEKGFSGEFDLQRRAEEVPVAEYEALAAQFS
- a CDS encoding peptidylprolyl isomerase, which gives rise to MRFSPKSSSVCGMAAALFMLAAVAQAQGLKSPGTGKSKGTDASISRALDATVQASGRQLPAAGPRSADYIVAVVNSEPITNNEVRARMARVTQNVSEQGGQLPPQSELARQVLERLIVERVQLQEASDTGLKVDDLTVNQAMDNVARQNSTDLPGLLSRLKAEGLSEAQFRAEIRNQMTMQRVREREVDGKVKVSEADIDRFLKEQKRPGEAAAASAMVDLGHILILVPENASPAVVAEREAKAKQAAEAARKNPDFIASVREFSDVPNGQGGGSMGMRPMSEYPELFAKQVGSAATGSIVGPFRSDAGFHVLKVLGKSQSGAPVYITQNHARHILLLVDKNLTEAQAAKRLEDYKRRVEAGQATFQQLAQEFSKDGSARNGGDLGWSSPGQFVPEFERVLDGLQPGQISNPVVSRFGVHLIQLIERRQEKLTEREQREMVRNVVRERKAEQDYETWLKELRGKAFVEYREPPQ
- a CDS encoding LPS-assembly protein LptD, yielding MYACARALLTTVQSPNSLQDSLAASSLPASRAVSVRPAIRPLAWAVALAWAGAGLHVQAQESAVPEATAGQEAALMADGLPALKLKSSSLLQETYPQEVRDQQPIYIKGDSLAGQPDINASVHGEAELRRGDTMIRADKLDYALPDDKVNAVGSVYINQAGNIYKGTALDLQVDAFKGQFDNADYRFLANGAYGDSSRVDFIDKDHSVVHNATYTTCQRDDEASWQPSWMLKAETIELDMAEEVGVAHNAKLQFKGVTVLPVPRMSFPLSDKRKSGLLPPMIGMDKLGGIEYSQPYYWNIAPNRDLTVTPTVMTKRGVNLTGLFRYMEPSYSGETYASYMPGDNLRSRDRWGYSWQHRAVIDSPVGGLGLNLNLNRVSDDDYWRDFRLAPVAMRQRLLPSTASLSWAKGDGALSLNMTRYQTLQDPDALIAPPYSMVPQLQYRYTPQELPHGLDFSLVADTTRFELIRPLTGQAVNNGQRSYVQAQLSRPFLSPGAFITPKLMLHTSRYDTDSMMSNGSKSANRTLPTFSLDSGLVFERDTSWFGKKLLQTFEPRAFYTYTPYRDQSMLPLYDTGRSDFNFSSIFSENDYVGQDRIADNHLVTLGATSRFIDPESGAEKLKLAIAQRVRLSDQRVLLPGEVAATSKLSDILLGAAINWTDKWSLEGTTQYNKDLGRTVRTTATARYSPGNYRTFNIGYRTQLDTVTKKPSSELVDVGWQWPINDLWGDKGKDLGAGRGQGGGRWYAVGRLNYSIKDRQMVDTVVGLEYDGCCWIGRVVLQRLQSSVTQSNLQLLFQMEFVGFSRLSFGADPTASLKRNVPRYQYLREAVSPPSRFTNYD
- a CDS encoding aminoglycoside phosphotransferase family protein, translating into MTASNLSNVGVVWADAARHAAFDAWLAPLAARFQLRPETLRPASADASFRRYLRLDCSHGASLIVMDAPPDKEDCAPFVKVQALMAQAGLCVPQILDWDAQHGFILLNDLGSKTVIEALNPEKPQDAEAWYRSAVEVLLDWQLASQSGNVGKLPLYDEALLRRELQLFPDWYIAKHRQFALDDKQQATLAKTFDQIVAHNLQAPCVYVHRDFMMRNLMQPVSPDAPLGVLDFQDAVYGPITYDIASLLRDAFISWEEDFVIDITIRYWEKARKAGLVGAGSASGWGDDFGEFYRGVEWMGLQRHLKVAGIFARLTLRDGKPKYLADAPRFIHYIRSTCSRYRELGPFLRLIDQIEGIQAQVGYAYGRM
- a CDS encoding 16S rRNA (uracil(1498)-N(3))-methyltransferase, with the translated sequence MPRYHCPIPLHIGSELDLPAGAARHVQVLRHQPGDVITLFEGQTGNGFAGGEFDAVITHMGRSDVGVRIQAHRAVEREAERAVHLVVGMPANERMDWLVEKATELGVASIQPVMAARSVLKLKGDRADKKIERWQSIAVSACEQCGRNQVPVIHAPRPLADWLRSQDAPDAESARFVLSLREGSQPLRTVTSDAKAVWVLHGPEGGLTAQEEDWALERGWKPASLGNRVLRAETASVAALSLLALE
- a CDS encoding SOS response-associated peptidase, translated to MSSCHLSLAKPEFYAQNFRVEAPEPAPEKILTPRRMGCIIVNAAAESSAALLGHTFTAPEEGAPLPPVERTLVSASFGLVPHWVKSASDGRLRALKLVNAKIDNLTTGTAFRDAWLAGQRCIVPLQAFQVDDLRPGKPVPTRITRVDNQPMGAAGVWARWVGEDGEIIVSYALITINANAHALMNRYGHAGNDKAMPAILNEGAYDAWLNAKVNKAKEFLRPYPAEKLRANPVEKGRKQPPPLL